attgatatatttgtatgagatatttgacatgttgattatgagattgattatcttgattgaggattttgatttttctgtgCTTCATTGTCATGTTTGTTGAGtacattgacatgctgattatattgattgatcatcTTGCCTTGCTTAGCATAGTCATTCTGATTTTTTCATGATTGTTCTGTTCACCTCACATGCATGGATTCACTGGTGTATATCATTTGACTTGATGTGTTGATTTTCTGGCTTATATATTGCCTTGATTGTCTTTTGAGCGTGATGTCTGCATCACTATTTGCCTTGATCGTCATAGTTTGTGTGGACTTGAGTGATATACCTGTACTCTGCTTGACTGTATGGTGCATGACTACCCTTCCTTTGTGTGATTGCGTGTTGCTTGTCCGTGTGGGtagcacatctatccccttatctcCGACCCTCTAGtttcggtcatttccttcatttcggttctcacttttgcaagtgtgaggccttgtgtgtgcttGTACTCTGACCGAGCTAGTGAccaggagtagggtctagcgacgggctataccgatgtttgggagcgttctggaggagaccgacatatcgatgctgattggagtccgatcattgaagacttgtatagccccgagctaggtttcatggatagtggtgcgaccagtgtgttttctctcttgttttagcttcttagggttttctgatgcacccacaccattcactgtgcactttagtcgaCCGTTAagtgttgagagtttgagaggtttcaccataggaacccCTTGGGAcgcgaggtagtgcatgtgtggaggtgatgaccaccttgcatggaagcgccccgtctcttcagaggcgtgcagagggttgcgtaccgctggagggtatgatcgcttctgctagggatttttaaagtccacccatatccatgtagagccaccttgacctggTAGGATGAGCTTAGATCCTTTATTAGGATTCcttccctacacgtgggtgcatttgAGGGCCTTCAAAGCCTCTGTAGTCATAGTTCGGATTCAACactccctctttttagtctccagttgagtgCTCGGAGATCGGTTTaagtttgagtatcggttggatcaccCTTATCATGTCACCTTGGACTGTGTTTTTTTACTCGATGAGTTTGTCATGCTTTCTCCCTAGAgcttttgtatttctttcctGGTTCGGTACATCCATTCACTTTGTTGACGCTCACTCGATGCTTTGAGATATGTTTATTGATCACCTTTTTGCACTATACACCTATCACAAGCCCgatacctcattctttgtttgatccttgattcaattttcgactcgatgctcatattttcattacggaAAGGTGAAAGGCACATTTTCACATCCACACTTTTTCGAGAgattcgccttgatcaccttatctttttttctcttatggagctcgagttgaaggATGATTCAAGGATATgtggttatagatggagtatcgatctcgtgatagcgtgtttttcacacctctttTATCTCGGATTATTGATGGAGATTCTCtggtcacatttgtagccatctcgcAGTGGACACCTTTGTGACTCTAGAATTCTCGTCATACATCTAGATTTCGGATTGCCATCTCAGGACCATGTGTTTGCATGTTGTATCGTCgtcttttagagtttttctcGTGTCCTTCATCCgttttgtttgcattgtagggagtcaATTTAAGAGTCGATTGAGTCTGGAGTcacattcttggaggagagtAGGAGGTCGATTGATCAGAGCAGATTCATATCCGAGTTCAGACAGTTTAGTAGAGATGTCGGACGagctagcttccacacttgcttccaTCCAGGAGTTCATGGCCGGAGTCGGTAGACGCTTGGATCAGTTAGAGAGTTCTCGCCAGGATCCTCAGCCGGCTGGCATGGTCACTGACGAGACGATTCCTCATGCATCTCAGACAGCACAGACTCGTCTACCTGGGGTTTCACTTAGTACTCCATTCCATCTGGCAGATCATTGTGAGACTATTCTGCCACCTACTGTCATAGTGTCGCCTCCCATGGTTCCTACTATTGAGGATACTCGATTAGCCGAGCAGGAGGCCAGGGTTGACAGGCTTGAGTCCAAGATGAGACAGATCAGATTGCAGGACGGgggtttgacttgggatgatagAGATGGCATACCGGCGGCTAGCTTGCCCGCCAAGTTTCGCATGCCAGACATTGAGCGCTatagtgggattggttgtcccaagatccacttgagGCTATACAACACGGTCATGAGAGCACATGGGATAGATGATGCACAGTTGGTGGCCCTCTTCCCTATGTCACTTAGTGGGGCAGCTCAGAGGTGGTTTGCTTCAGTTGAGCCTTCGAGACTTCACACCTGGGAGGACGTGGCTCATGAGTTCCTGACTCAGTTCGCTTTCAGTGCCGATATTGATGTATCCagacgagagttggaggccactaGACAGAGGCCAGAggagtctatttcttcctttgtcactcgTTGGAGGGCAAAGGTGGCTGGTATGGTAGATCGGCCTAAGGAGCAGGATCAGATTGACATGGTTCTTCGGAACCTACAGCCGAGATTCGCGAGACGTCTTGTGGGCATCCCGTTTCAGGATCTCAGGAGTTTGGTTCAGGCAGCTTTCAGTGTTGAGGAGGCCATtgctcgaggattatggacagataCTACTCCTTCCCCTGACAGTAAAGGGAAGAAGCTGATTGGGTCATTTAGTAGATCTGGAGAGGTTGGCGCTATTAGTTATCAGCATCGGAGGCCTACGCATCACTCACTTTATAGGCCTCCTACAGTCAGAGCTCCTTTCTCTCTTCCACAGTATCAGTATCAGCTGGATTATGCTCAggagccttacattgctcagactaGCATGCAGCTGCGACCACCACATCCGAGAGCCGCTACTCACCCGCCAcctagaccatatgcacagagggctacgagacagttcactcctttgggcatgactttgactagagcttttgagaagctcaggGACGCTGGAGTGATTGTTCCTTTGGCGCCGAGGCCTTTGCCCCATCGTATTCCTCCTCATTTCCGTTCACATGAGCACTGCTTGTATCATCAGATTCCGGGGCACGATACTGAGCGTTGTTCAGCACTCCATCATGCGATACAGGATTTGATCGATTCAGGGGTGGTTGACTTGGCtaggccaagtgtgaccaccaatcctcTGCCTACGCATACTACACATGCAGTCCCTCTTCCTCCTAGTCTTCAGTAGATTGATGTGGATGTTGATGGTACTATTTGGCATATGGTATTTCGGGATCTTCCAGGTTGAGGACTTGATTTAGTCGACATGGATACATCACTTTGCAGCAGTTCACTCCAGAGCACCTTTTCATCCTGATTATGGTCGTCATCAGAGTTGTTTCCGTTTTGCTGAGTCCAGTTTTCAGTTCGTtagagttgtttttgttttgttaagtCTTGTTTTCGGTTTAGGatcatttgtttttagtttcatgttGAGAGTCCAGTTGTTTGTAGTCCTTTatcatttcacacatgatgCACTCGttggttcatttagtgatatgatattttatctgAGTTTTGTGGCATTTTTCTCGTGAGTGTGTTTTACATATCTTGCGTTGATGCGTGTTATGCTTTCGATATGATACATCTTTCACTTACATCACGATCActttggcctgacctatcatggaggatattgagcctatttgACTTAGGATcaggagatcgacctagggagtttgagactgtgacccatttcaccttctgaTTAGAGCGGTTCCATACCCATATCCACACCTTGACTCTATGGACTTGATGACTTACCCATTTTGAGCTTGACATGACACCACCCTTTGGTACTGCTGTACGCCTTTACCATTCTTATTCGCCTTAGTACATTACAGTACCATTGcctttcctttccatcatttcctttaTCTGACTAGGTAGAGTACGAGACGGTTAGACCCGAAGTGAGCTTCACACGATGATAGGTGGATCATGATGAGAGAGTGGCTTGATTGTTTGACGATATTGTTGAGATAGAggggttatcatggagcatcCAGATTTGAGCCATCGCACATGACTTCAGAGAGTCGGGATGATtagagatggtgattttatgagacgaTGATGAGTGACTTATGATGATGGAGTGAGTTGATTTTCAGAGGACATTGATGGTTATCATAGAGCATCAGTGGGAGCTTTCGCGCAATTTCAGATGAGTCGCCATGACTTTGTTGGATGGATGTCAGTCTTCAGTTTTgaccatgtgagatcttgaaagcacAATGTTTGAGGTtatggtcaaaggatgggtggccatc
The sequence above is drawn from the Vitis riparia cultivar Riparia Gloire de Montpellier isolate 1030 chromosome 15, EGFV_Vit.rip_1.0, whole genome shotgun sequence genome and encodes:
- the LOC117932075 gene encoding uncharacterized protein LOC117932075; its protein translation is MSDELASTLASIQEFMAGVGRRLDQLESSRQDPQPAGMVTDETIPHASQTAQTRLPGVSLSTPFHLADHCETILPPTVIVSPPMVPTIEDTRLAEQEARVDRLESKMRQIRLQDGGLTWDDRDGIPAASLPAKFRMPDIERYSGIGCPKIHLRLYNTVMRAHGIDDAQLVALFPMSLSGAAQRWFASVEPSRLHTWEDVAHEFLTQFAFSADIDVSRRELEATRQRPEESISSFVTRWRAKVAGMVDRPKEQDQIDMVLRNLQPRFARRLVGIPFQDLRSLVQAAFSVEEAIARGLWTDTTPSPDSKGKKLIGSFSRSGEVGAISYQHRRPTHHSLYRPPTVRAPFSLPQYQYQLDYAQEPYIAQTSMQLRPPHPRAATHPPPRPYAQRLRDAGVIVPLAPRPLPHRIPPHFRSHEHCLYHQIPGHDTERCSALHHAIQDLIDSGVVDLARPSVTTNPLPTHTTHAVPLPPSLQ